Within Amycolatopsis sp. cg5, the genomic segment CCAGAGCATCCCCGGGATCCCGCTTCCGGTGCCTCCGGGCGCCTGATACCCCCAGGTGTTGTGGGCCCCGTCGAGTTTCGACTCGGCGGGGCCCTTTCTCTTGGGTTGTGGGTACCTGTGCACAGAGTTGTCCACAGGTTGTGGACATGTGGATCGGTATTACTATTGGGGCATGGTTCGGGTCCCACTTACGGATGAAGAGCGGTCACGCGGTGAGCGCCTCGGCGCGATCCTGCGCGCCGCACGCGCCTCGCGCAGCATGGTCGACGTCGCGTTCGAAGCCGGTATCTCGGTGGAGACCCTGCGCAAGATCGAGACAGGGCGGATTCCGACGCCCGCGTTCTTCACAGTGACCGCCATCGCGGCCGCGGTCGAGCTGCCGCTGGCGACCTTGCAGGCGGCCGTCGCCGTCGGAGAACCTCCCGAGTCCGAGGTTCCGCAAGCGAGCTAGCCCGGCCGAGGTCGTGAGTGTTTTCGCCGGTTAGAACCGGCCGTACCACTCACGACCCCTTACGCGCGGGCGGCTCGGGGGCGGAGCTGGGTGAGGATGTGGTCGCGGTCGTTCAGGAAGACGTAGCCCTCGAGCGGCAGCTCGTAGGTGTTGAGCAAGCGCTCCAGGTCGGCGTACTCGTCGACGGTCAAGCGGACGTTCTCGGCGCAGAGGTGGGCGATCATGGTGTCGACCAGCTCGTCCCACTCGCCTGACCACAGCAGCCCGCGGTAGTGGCTGAAGTCCTCCTGGGGCAGCCGGTTGGCCAGCTGGGCGAGCAGAACGTCGGCGAAGTAGCTGATACGGCCCGCCGACAGGTCGGCGACCGTGGGGTTGGCCGGGTCCTTGGCGGTGTCGGGATTGCGGACGACGCCGTGGCCCGCGATCGGGAACGCCGTGTGGACCATGCCGTCTTCCTCGACGAGCACGACCACGTGGACGCCGTAGCGCTCGCCGGCGCAACGCCAGCGGCCGTTGTACTGGCGGCGACGGGGCTCGCCGGGGTCGTTGGCGACGTCCTTGATCACGGCGATGATCTGCTCGTCGGTCCAGCCGGACGGGAATTCGCTGGTCGCCCTGCGTCCCGCACCCGGCGCATGTCCGCCACCCACCACGAGCTCCCTTCCGATCACTGGCGAGCCTAGCCTGCGAACGGCGTATCGGAATGGACCAAAAGCGGGTACGGCGGTAGCTATTTCGCCACAAAAGCTCGCATTTCAGTTACAGAACGTCACCAGTTCGGGTGAGGACGGCCAAGATCAGCGTGGCGGCGATGAGCAGATCGGGGCCGCGCAGGAGTTGGGCGAACAGCCGCGTCGGCACCTGGCCGAGCACGCGCGAGGTGACGACGCCGAGGTTGTCGAAGGTCGTCGGCGGGCGGGTGGCGGTGCGGACCGCCGACACCGCGACGATCGGCAGGATCAGCAGTGCCATGCGACTCGGCGGATCGCCGAGCACCAGGCCGGCGGCCACGAGGACCACTCCCCACAGTGCGGCCAGCACCAGCATGGCGAGCAGGTTGGCCAGCCAAAGCCCGAGATCGGACGTGCCGAGCCAGCGGCGGCGGCCGTCGTTGCGCCACAGCTCGCCAATGCCGCCGGTGAACGGGATGAGCGCGCAGTACCCGGTCAGCGCGACGAACACGACGTCCGGGAGCGCGGGTGCGGCGGCGGCGCCGAGCACTGCGGCGATCGCGAGCGAGACGGCCGCGCCCCAATAGCGGGCCCGGCCCGCGACGCCGAGCCAGGCGAAGCGAAGCGCGGTCGGCCGTCGCAGCGAGAACCGCGCCGGGCGGGCGGCGGGCAGGAGCGCGAGCGGGTCGAGGAAGGTCAGCGAGACCGTGCGGACCAGACGCTCGTTCCAGCCGTCGACCAGCGCCTGCCGCCCGGCTTGGAGCACGGTGTCCGTGGCACGCCAGCGCACCACGCCCAGCACGAACAGTGCCGCCGCCAGCGCCTCCAGCGCGAGCGGGTCGAGCCGGGCCCGAGCGACGAGCAGACCGAGCGAAGCGAGCAGTACCGGGCCGAATTCTTCGCCGCGCACGGGCGGGCGCCGGGCGGTCGAGAGTGACACCACCGCGCTGCCCAGCAGCAACGCGCTCGCGGCGAGCCACATGTCTCCGCTGACGCCGCCCGCGACGCCGGTCAGCGCGCCGACGTAGACGAAGATGCCGACGCCGACGCACCACACCGCCCACATGCGGCGGCCGATGACACGCGAGCGGTCCGCTCCCGCGAAGTCCATCCAGGTGAGTACGGCGGGCTCGGCCCACACGAAACCCCGGCGCAGCAACGCGCGCCACATCAGCGCGCCACACGCGACGAGCAGCCCGAGAATCGCCTGAACGTCCGCTGTGGACTGTCCGAAAAGGAACGACCGCAGTGACTCCAGCCGGAAGAACGCCTGCACCGCGATGCCGACCGCGAACAACCCCAGCAGGGTCGCCGAATCGCCGGGACGCACACCGCCGAACCGCTGCCTGCCGGGCACCCTGGCCGGCGCGCCGACCGTCACACGAACTCCAGCACGCTGTCCGCGGCCTCCAGCAGCGGCGGGTGGTGCGTCGCGACGACCACCGCGGCGCCAGCGGCCGTCGAGCGCGCGATCAGCGAGGTCAGCCAGTCCTTGCCCGCGACGTCCAGCGCCCGCTCCGGTTCGTCGAGCAGCAGCACGTCATGCGGCCTGACCGTGGCTCCGAGCAACATCAACCGCCGTCGCTGCCCCGCCGAGAAGACGCCGGCGGCCAGGTGCGCTCGCTCGCCCAGCCCAGCGTCGGCGAGCAACGCGTCGAGGTCGCCGAGGTCGAAGCGGAACGACCCGGCCAGCAACTTCAGATGCTGGACCGGGGTCAACTCGGCAAAGAAGTCCGAATCATCCAGCAGCACCGACACGGCGCGCCGGAATTCGACCCGCCGCTCGTCCGGC encodes:
- a CDS encoding helix-turn-helix domain-containing protein, encoding MVRVPLTDEERSRGERLGAILRAARASRSMVDVAFEAGISVETLRKIETGRIPTPAFFTVTAIAAAVELPLATLQAAVAVGEPPESEVPQAS
- a CDS encoding EndoU domain-containing protein produces the protein MGGGHAPGAGRRATSEFPSGWTDEQIIAVIKDVANDPGEPRRRQYNGRWRCAGERYGVHVVVLVEEDGMVHTAFPIAGHGVVRNPDTAKDPANPTVADLSAGRISYFADVLLAQLANRLPQEDFSHYRGLLWSGEWDELVDTMIAHLCAENVRLTVDEYADLERLLNTYELPLEGYVFLNDRDHILTQLRPRAARA
- a CDS encoding ATP-binding cassette domain-containing protein, producing MIEAGGLGVQLADDWLFSDLDFVVEPGECAAIIGPNGTGKSTLLRCLYGMQTPTTGEIKVAGMAPDERRVEFRRAVSVLLDDSDFFAELTPVQHLKLLAGSFRFDLGDLDALLADAGLGERAHLAAGVFSAGQRRRLMLLGATVRPHDVLLLDEPERALDVAGKDWLTSLIARSTAAGAAVVVATHHPPLLEAADSVLEFV